The following nucleotide sequence is from Nocardioides daedukensis.
GGTGAAGACCAGCCACGTGACCGTCGGCTTCGCCGACATCGTCGCCTTCAGCGCGCTCTCCAACGAGATCGGGGAGGAGCGCGTCGGCGACCTGGTCGAGGTCTTCGAGTCGAGGTGCCACGACGTGGTCTCGGCGCACCGCGGCCGGGTGATCAAGAGCCTCGGCGACTCGGTCCTGTTCGTCTCCGACGACGCGGTCCGCGCCCTGGACATCGCCGACGGGATCATCCAGGTCATCGGCCGTGACGCGCGGATGCCCGATGTCCGTGTCGGCCTGGCCAGCGGTGGGGTGGTGATGCGGATGGGTGACGTCTTCGGCCCGTCGGTCAACCTCGCCGCCCGGCTCACCGCGGTCGCCCGGCGCAACCGGGTGATCGTGGACGCCGCCACCGCCAGCCTGCTGCCCACCGAGGCGTTCGACACCCGTTCGCTGCCCGCGCGTCCGCTGCGCGGGTTCGGGCTCGTCGAACCGATCGCGGTCAAGCGCCTCTAGTCACCACCGCACGATCCGCATCCGACGCAGTGGCCCCGAGCACCCGGAGCCGCGCAACTCGATAGGGTTCTCGAGTGCCTGACGACCTTGCCCCCACACTCGCCGTCATCGGCGGCGGCCAGCTCGCCCGGATGATGGCGCAGCCGGCCATCGCCCTGGGACTCCCGCTGCGGCTGCTCGCCGAGGCAGAGGGCGTCTCGGCCGCCCAGGTGATCGTCGACCAGATGGTCGGCGACTACACCGACCTCGACGTCCTCAAGACGCTCACCCGGGGCTGTGCGGTGGTCACCTTCGACCACGAGCACGTCCCGACCGCACACCTGCACGCCCTGGAGTCCGAGGGGATCGCGGTGCGCCCCGGCCCCGACGCCCTGGTCCACGCCCAGGACAAGGCCGTGATGCGTGAGCGGCTCGCCTCGCTCGGCGTCCCGTGCCCGCGCAACGCCGTGGTCAGCGATGTCGCCGGTGTCGAGGAGTTCGGTTTCCCGGCCGTCCTGAAGACCACTCGCGGCGGGTACGACGGCAAGGGGGTCTGGGTGGTCCGCTCGGCCGAGGACTGCGCCGAGGCCTTCGAGACCGCCGCCCGCACCGGCGTACGCATCCTGGCCGAGGAGCTCGTGGACTTCCGGCGTGAGCTCTCCGCCCTCGTCGCGCGCTCACCGAGCGGCCAGGCCGCGGCGTACCCGATCGTCGCCTCCACCCAGAAGGACGGCATCTGCCACGAGGTGATCGCCCCCGCGCCGAACCTGGCTCCCGAGCTCTCCGCGCAGGCCCAGCAGATCGCACTCACCGTGGCCGGCGAGCTCGGTGTCACCGGCATCCTGGCCGTCGAGCTCTTCGAGACCACCGACGGACGGATCCTGGTCAACGAGCTCGCAATGCGCCCGCACAACACCGGTCACTGGACCCAGGACGGTGCGGTGACGAGCCAGTTCGAGAACCACCTGCGAGCCGTGATGGACCTCCCGCTCGGATCGCCCTCGCCGCGCGCGAAGTGGACCGTGATGGTCAACATCCTCGGCGGTGAGGACGAGGCCGCGGCGGCACCGCTCTACCAGGGCCTGCCGCACGCGATGGCGCGCGACCCGCACCTGCGCGTGCACTTCTATGGCAAGCAGTGGCGACCGGGACGCAAGGTCGGCCACGTGAACACCTTCGGCGACGACCTCGAGGACTGCCTCGAGCGCGCCCGCCACGCGGCCGACTGGCTGCGCGGAGACCTCGGCAACGAGAGCGAATAGGAGACCTCGATGAGCACTGCGCGGGTAGGCATCGTGATGGGTTCGGACTCGGACTGGCCGGTGATGAAGGCGGCCGGCGAGATCCTGGCCGAGTTCGGCATCGAGTTCGAGGCCGACGTGGTCTCGGCCCACCGGATGCCCGAGGACATGATCGCGTGGGGCAAGCAGGCCGCCGGTCGGGGGATCAAGGTGATCATCGCCGGTGCCGGCGGGGCCGCCCACCTGCCCGGGATGCTCGCGTCGGTGACGCCGCTGCCGGTGATCGGCGTGCCGGTGCCGTTGAAGTATCTCGACGGTATGGACTCGCTGCTCTCGATCGTGCAGATGCCCGGCGGGATCCCGGTGGCCACCGTGGCGATCGGCAACGCCAAGAACGCCGGCATCCTGGCCGCGCGGATCCTGGCCACCTCCGACGACGCGCTGCAGCAGCAGCTTGTCGACTATGCCGACTCGCTCGCCGAGATGGCGCGCGGCAAGGGCAAGGCCGTTCGCGAGCAGGCCGCCGGCCCTCGCACCGCCGGCTTCTGAGAGCCCGGCGGCACGGTTCAGCGACGTGTCACGGTGCGCTGCAACCGGCGCGCGATGACCAGTACCCGCTTGGCCGCGCTCGTCCCGACTGCCTTGATCCGCTCCTTGCGTGAGGGGCGCTGGGGCTGAAGCTCGGTGCGGGTCACGACGACGATTCGCTCACGTGACTCGAGACGGTCGGGGCCGGTCGCGAAATCGGTGGCCAGGGCAGTCGCCACCGTCGCCCAGTGCCACATCCGCACGGTGTTGGCCCGGCTCGGCGATGCCCGGATCGCGAAGTCGTCCATCCGATGGCGATCCGCGATCTCCCAGAACGAGTCGGGTGCCTGCGCGATCGCCTCGGCGAGCTCGGTGCGCACCTCGGGCAGGTCGGCCCGCCAGCTGAAGGTGGACTGGTCGCCGTGGCTGCCCAGCAGTGGCGCCCGTGCGTCCCAGGCCGCCCTCGCCTGCGGCGCAGTGGGCGGGTTCTTGTCGAACTTCCAGCGCTTCCCCGCGAACCGGATGTCGTGCAGCTCGGGCGCCAGCACCTCGAGCAGGTCCGCGATCAGGCGCTCGTCGGTGCGCAACTGCAGAGGGACGCGACGTACGGTCTCCACGACGTGGTGGTCCAGGTAGGGCCGCCAAGCCAGCGAGCCGATCGAGGCGGCCTGTCGGGCCATCCCGGTCCATCGTCCGGTGCGCTGGCGCACGTAGTAGTCCTCGAGGGCGCCTGCGCCCTGCTCCTTGACCTGGCGACGCCATGGCTCGAGGTCCGCCTCGTAGGCGCGCTGCATGGCCTGGGTCATCCGGTCGCGCGAGCCCAGCACGCGGCCACGCAGGTAGCGCTGGACGACCTCGCGTTGGTCCATCCCGGCCACCGCGCCGGCGTAGTAGCCGCGCAGGATCTCGCCACCGGATCCCGAGAACGGGACCAGGCTCGCGTTGTAGCCGCCGTCGATGCGTCCGACCCGGTCATGGGCGCAGAACATCCCGTTGCCCAGCACCACCGCCTCGTGCAGCCGTCCGGCGACGTCGATGCTCAGGGTGTCGCCCTCGTGGTCGCGGGTCAGGCCCATCGGTCCGCCCACCACGTGCGGGATGCCGAGCGCCTCGGCCACCTGCCGGCCGACCAGGACATCGGGGTCGTCGGGGTTGCCCGAGGTGCGGCTCTTCAGCGGTACGCCGCCCCGGGTCAGCAGCGCCGCCAGCAGCCGGGAGTCGCGACCGCCGGTGAGCCCGAGCAGGACCGGTTCCTTGCGGTCGGCGAGCGGTGCGATCGAGGCCATCAGGGCGGCGGCCACGTCCTCGGCGGATGCCTCACCGGTGCTCCTGGTCTCGCGGCGGGAGATGCTCAGGCCGGAGCGGTCCGCAGCCACGGTGCGGTCGGGACCCAGGGCGGTCACGGCCCGGAACGCGGTGCGATCAGTGGTGCAGAAGCCGGCATTGAAGACGCCGGACAGGCCGACGAGGTCGGCATGCGGGCCGGTCGGGTCGGCGACCAGGTGGACCAGCAGGGCATGGTTGCCGATCACGACGAGCTCGGGGGTCTCGGCGAAGAAGACGACCTCGGCACCGGACGCACTGGTGGATCCGCTCAGCCGACCCGGTGTGGCCGCGAACCGTGCCCAGACGCCCGCCGGGTCCTCGCCCTCACCGAGCAGATATCCGGAGAAGCCGTGTGCTGCCTCGGGGGTGCTGTCCAGCAGCGGCCGCCGCGGGTCGCCCGGCTCGTTGCTCCAGGCGGCGAGCAGCACGTTGCCGGTGGTCCACTGGGCTGCGGGGGCGCCGGGTGTGGCGAACGGGAGCGAGCGGCGGGCGGCCGAGGCGAGTTGTTCGGACAGGTGTCCGTCCAGGAGTCCGGAGGAATCGAGGGACGGCGCGTTCTTGTGCACCACCCCCACATAGATGCGCATGGGCCGACCATAACGATCCCGGGCCGGTCGCGGGGGTCATTCGTCAGGACGCCTGCGCAGTTGCTTGACCTGTCCGCGTTGCTTCTTGGACTCGATCCGCCGTCGTTGCGAGCCCTTCGTGGGTCGGGTCGGGCGGCGCTTCGGCGGGGGTGGCGCGGCGGCCTGCCTGACCAGGTCGGCCAGCCGCTCGCGGGCAGCGTTGCGGTTGCGCGGCTGGGACCGGTGCTCCGAGGCGGTCACGGTGAGCCGCCCGTCGACCAGGCGGTTGCCGAGGGCGTCGAGGGCGCGCCGGCGTTGCGTCTCGGTCAGTGCCGACGACGAGGCGACGTCGTACTCCAGCTCGACGCGGGTGTCGGAGGTGTTCACCGACTGGCCCCCGGGGCCGGGGGAGCGGGAGAACCGCTCGAGCAACTCGCTCGCCGGGATGACCAGGCCGTCGCGAAGGCCCGGCCCGGGCCTGATCGGGAGATCGCCGCCCGGGGCGCTCACAGGCTCACTCGCCGCGCTTGCCCCACTCGATAGCCGGGCAGGTGTCCATCACCATGTGCAGGCCGGCCTCGACGACCCGGTCGAAGGCGTCCTCGTCGATCACCCGGAGCTGGAACCACACGGCCTTGGCGCCGACGACGATCGCCTCGTCGGCGAACTGGCCGGCGGCCTCGGAGCGGCGGAAGACGTCGACGACGTCGATCGGGAACGGTACGTCGGCCAGGGTGGCGTAGCCCTGCTCGCCGAGCACGGTGGGGGCATCGGGGTGGATGGGCACGATCTTCTTGCCATGCGCCTGCAGGACCTCTGCGATCTCGTACGCCGTGCGACTCGGGTCCCCGGAGAGCCCCACCACCGCCCACGTCTCGGCTTCGTCGAGCATGTAACTGATGGACTCCGGTTTCTGCCAGGCGTTCATGCCCTCCACCGTAGCCGCCCGTGCCACGGGCTCGCATGTGGTCCACCAGACACCGGGAGGCCGCGGCGGCGGACGCTTTTGGGAACAGTTAGTAGGAAATCCTAGAATCTCTGTCATGTCTGACTTTCCGCTCTACTCCCTGTCCGAGGAGCACCAGGCGGTCCGCGAGGCCGTCCGTGCCATCTGCGACGCCAAGGTCGCTCCGTTCGCTGCCGAGGTGGACGAGGAGGCCCGCTATCCCAGGGAGGCCGCCGAGGCCCTGAAGGCCGCCGACTTCCACGCTGCTCACGTCCCCGAGGCCTACGGCGGTGCCGGTGCCGACGCCCTCGCGACCGTGATCATCATCGAGGAGGTCGCCCGTGCCTGCGTTTCCTCCTCGCTGATCCCTGCGGTGAACAAACTCGGTTCGCTCCCGGTGCAGATCGGCGGCTCCGAGGAGCTGAAGCAGAAGTACCTCGGCAAGCTCGCTGCCGGCGAGGGCGGCTTCTCCTACTGCCTCTCCGAGCCCGACGCCGGTTCGGACGCCGCGAACCAGAAGACCCGCGCGGTCAAGGACGGCGACACCTGGGTGCTCAACGGCGTGAAGCGCTGGATCACCAACGCCGGCGAGTCGGAGTTCTACACCGTCCTGGCGATGACCGACCCGGAGAAGCGCTCCAGCGGTATCTCCGCGTTCGTGGTCGAGAAGTCCGACGAGGGCGTCTCCTTCGGTGCGCCCGAGAAGAAGCTCGGCATCAAGGGTTCACCGACCCGCGAGGTCTACTTCGACAACGTCCGGATCCCGACCGACCGGATCATCGGTGCGGAGGGCCAGGGCTTCGAGATCGCGATGAAGACCCTCGACCACACCCGGATCACCATCGCCGCCCAGGCCGTCGGTGTCGCCCAGGGTGCGCTCGACTACGCGCTGGGCTACGCCAAGGAGCGCCAGCAGTTCGGCAAGTCGATCTCCGAGTTCCAGGGCCTGCAGTTCCTGATCGCTGAGATGGGCATGAAGGTCGAGGCCGCGCGCCAGATGACCTACGCCGCCGCCGGTCGCTCTGAGCGCGGCGACAAGGACCTGACCTTCTTCGGCGCCGCAGCCAAGTGCTTCGCCTCGGACGTCGCGATGGAGGTCACCACCAACGCCGTGCAGGTGCTCGGCGGCTACGGCTACACCCGTGACTACCCGGTCGAGCGGATGATGCGCGACGCCAAGATCACCCAGATCTACGAGGGCACCAACCAGGTCCAGCGGATCGTGATGGCACGCCAGCTCCTGGCCGGGATCCAGTCCGACATCTGACTCGGGCGACACCCCGGACGAGAAACACCACGACACGCCGTACCAACGGCGTGTCGTGGTGATTTCGGCCCGAAGCCAGACGCCCTACTCGGCCAGGCCGGTGGGACTGCACAGCCCCTCGGGGATGGACTCGGTGTCGTCCTCGGCGATGTAGTCGAACATCTTCTTGGAGCGCTCCTCGTCCCAGTTGACCTGGAGGTCGGCGATCGGGACTCCGCAGGTGAGGTCCTGGCGCGTCATTCCCCAAGCGAAGCGGCCGAGCGCGAACGGCCCGGTCCCGTCACTGACCTTCACCGTGGTGGCCGCGGCCATGTTCACCCTCCAGTAGCGCACCGGGTTGATGACCGTCCAGGGGCTGACCACCTTGTTGCCGATCGCGCTCACCACCGAACGCTGGTTCTTGGCGCGGGTGATGTCGCCGTACTGCGGGTCGGACTTCCGCGACCGGGCGAACCCGAGGGCGGTGACGCCGTCGGCCTCCTGGCAGCCCTTCTTGATGTCGAGGTGGGCGTCCTTGTCCTTCATGTCGCGATCCGGGCAGATCTCGATGCCGCCCACGGCGTCGACCAGGTTCACGAAGCCGCCGAACCCGATCTCGACGTAGTGGTCGATCCGGATCCCGGTGTTCTGCTCGATCGTCTCGACCAGGAGCTTCGGTCCGCCGAACGAGTAGGAGGCGTTGATCTTGTTGCTGCCGCGGCCGGGGATGTCGACGATCGAGTCCCGCGGGATCGACATCAGCAGGTTGGGGCCCTTGCCGATGTGCAGGATCATCATCGTGTCGGTGCGCTTGCCCACCTCCCCGCCGGTGCCGAACCGGCGCCGCTCCTCGTCGCTGAGGTCGCTGCGCGAGTCACTGCCCACGACGAGGTATGTCGTGCCGTCCTGCTCACCGGGCCGATCTCCGTCAGGGAACGCGTCCACCGTGGAGACCTTGCTGAGGGCGAAGAACGGAACCGCGATCAGGAAGGCGAGCCAGAGCACGAGGATCAGGAAGATCCAGCGGAACGGCCGGATCCGGCGCCGAGGCCGTCCGCGGCCGCGCTGCGGGTCGTGGGGGCCACCGGGCGGGCCGGGTGGGGGAGCGACGGGGCGGCGCGGTGCCGTCCGGGGCTGCTGCGTCGGGATGATCCGGGTGGGCTCGGGCTGCTGCCCGCGCCTGCCCGTGCCCTGCTGGGGGATCATCCGGGTCGCGTCGTCGTCGGCTCCACGGTTCTTGCCGTAGAGCCATTCATACTCGGGAGTGCCCGGTTCGGGGCCCTGTGGACGGTCAGCCATGGGGCAGACGCTACCGGCAGATGGTCCGGGGATCGTTACTCTCCTTCGCATGACCGACTCCGCGCGCTCCCCGTCCTATTCGCGTGTCTCGCTGGCCCAGCTGATGCATGCGACGTCGGCGAACCTGCTGGGCAACATCCATGGCGGCGACATCATGAAGCTCGCCGACTCGACGGCCGGCGCTGCGGCGCAGCGCCACGGTGGGGGCCCGGCGGTGACCGCGGCCCTGGACGAGATGGCCTTCCTGGAGCCCGTCCACGTCGGCGACATCGTGCGGACCACGGCGCAGGTCAACTGGGCCGGGCGCTCCTCGATGGAGGTCGGCGTACGGATCGAGGCCGAGGCGTGGACCGACGCCGAAGGGACCCCCAAGCACGTGGCCTCGGCCTACTTCGTCTTCGTCGCGATCGACGGGGACGGCCGCTCGCGCAGGGTGCCACGGCTGGTGCCGGAGACCCCTGATGAGGTACGCCGATGGCGCGAGGCGGAGATCCGTCGCTCGCACCGCCTGGCGGGCAAGCAGGAGATCGAGTCGGGTCGGAACCCGGGCTGAGCCGGCCTCCAGGGGGCTCTCGGGGCCCGGTGAGGCGACGCGACGCCGCTCACGAAGCGGGGCCCTTTCGGCGCGTCATGCACGGAAGTGACGCAAGTGACTGGTGATATTGGCCAGCAGGAAACTTTCAGTACTTCCCCGTTGAGAGAGGCCTCATCGATGCCACCCGTTTCTTCCCCCGGGTCGCACGATCGCCGGTATGCCGAGACACGGCGTGCCCCGGACCGTGCAGCGCGAGTCCGTTTTCGTCGCGCCGTCACGCTGATGGTGATGACCCTTGTGGTCCCCGGGTCCGCCCAGCTGGTTGCCGGCAACCGTAACGTCGGTCGGATCGCGATCCGCGTCTGGGGCGCGGTGATCGCCCTGCTCGTGGTCCTCGGCCTGATCTCCTACGCCTCGACCTCCTTCGTCCTCTGGTTCGGCACCAACACCACGCTGCTGAACCTGGTCCGGTTCGCGATGATGCTGATCGCGGTGGGCTGGGCCGCCCTCTTCATGGACG
It contains:
- a CDS encoding adenylate/guanylate cyclase domain-containing protein yields the protein MTEPEHTHQPALTREDLVRGILGEDAEFTAAEIAENASVSVDTTRRLWRALGFPEYAESEVAFTRADAAALGILHGTVEAGLIDVDTALNLTRAVGTTMARLADWEVGALVPILGEVEGDRVAAAMKLVEQVGAPFEHLMLYAWRRHLAAAAGRIEEFGPDDEVKTSHVTVGFADIVAFSALSNEIGEERVGDLVEVFESRCHDVVSAHRGRVIKSLGDSVLFVSDDAVRALDIADGIIQVIGRDARMPDVRVGLASGGVVMRMGDVFGPSVNLAARLTAVARRNRVIVDAATASLLPTEAFDTRSLPARPLRGFGLVEPIAVKRL
- a CDS encoding 5-(carboxyamino)imidazole ribonucleotide synthase, whose translation is MPDDLAPTLAVIGGGQLARMMAQPAIALGLPLRLLAEAEGVSAAQVIVDQMVGDYTDLDVLKTLTRGCAVVTFDHEHVPTAHLHALESEGIAVRPGPDALVHAQDKAVMRERLASLGVPCPRNAVVSDVAGVEEFGFPAVLKTTRGGYDGKGVWVVRSAEDCAEAFETAARTGVRILAEELVDFRRELSALVARSPSGQAAAYPIVASTQKDGICHEVIAPAPNLAPELSAQAQQIALTVAGELGVTGILAVELFETTDGRILVNELAMRPHNTGHWTQDGAVTSQFENHLRAVMDLPLGSPSPRAKWTVMVNILGGEDEAAAAPLYQGLPHAMARDPHLRVHFYGKQWRPGRKVGHVNTFGDDLEDCLERARHAADWLRGDLGNESE
- the purE gene encoding 5-(carboxyamino)imidazole ribonucleotide mutase — encoded protein: MSTARVGIVMGSDSDWPVMKAAGEILAEFGIEFEADVVSAHRMPEDMIAWGKQAAGRGIKVIIAGAGGAAHLPGMLASVTPLPVIGVPVPLKYLDGMDSLLSIVQMPGGIPVATVAIGNAKNAGILAARILATSDDALQQQLVDYADSLAEMARGKGKAVREQAAGPRTAGF
- a CDS encoding asparagine synthase-related protein — its product is MRIYVGVVHKNAPSLDSSGLLDGHLSEQLASAARRSLPFATPGAPAAQWTTGNVLLAAWSNEPGDPRRPLLDSTPEAAHGFSGYLLGEGEDPAGVWARFAATPGRLSGSTSASGAEVVFFAETPELVVIGNHALLVHLVADPTGPHADLVGLSGVFNAGFCTTDRTAFRAVTALGPDRTVAADRSGLSISRRETRSTGEASAEDVAAALMASIAPLADRKEPVLLGLTGGRDSRLLAALLTRGGVPLKSRTSGNPDDPDVLVGRQVAEALGIPHVVGGPMGLTRDHEGDTLSIDVAGRLHEAVVLGNGMFCAHDRVGRIDGGYNASLVPFSGSGGEILRGYYAGAVAGMDQREVVQRYLRGRVLGSRDRMTQAMQRAYEADLEPWRRQVKEQGAGALEDYYVRQRTGRWTGMARQAASIGSLAWRPYLDHHVVETVRRVPLQLRTDERLIADLLEVLAPELHDIRFAGKRWKFDKNPPTAPQARAAWDARAPLLGSHGDQSTFSWRADLPEVRTELAEAIAQAPDSFWEIADRHRMDDFAIRASPSRANTVRMWHWATVATALATDFATGPDRLESRERIVVVTRTELQPQRPSRKERIKAVGTSAAKRVLVIARRLQRTVTRR
- the arfB gene encoding alternative ribosome rescue aminoacyl-tRNA hydrolase ArfB; the protein is MSAPGGDLPIRPGPGLRDGLVIPASELLERFSRSPGPGGQSVNTSDTRVELEYDVASSSALTETQRRRALDALGNRLVDGRLTVTASEHRSQPRNRNAARERLADLVRQAAAPPPPKRRPTRPTKGSQRRRIESKKQRGQVKQLRRRPDE
- a CDS encoding CoA-binding protein, which translates into the protein MNAWQKPESISYMLDEAETWAVVGLSGDPSRTAYEIAEVLQAHGKKIVPIHPDAPTVLGEQGYATLADVPFPIDVVDVFRRSEAAGQFADEAIVVGAKAVWFQLRVIDEDAFDRVVEAGLHMVMDTCPAIEWGKRGE
- a CDS encoding acyl-CoA dehydrogenase family protein; amino-acid sequence: MSDFPLYSLSEEHQAVREAVRAICDAKVAPFAAEVDEEARYPREAAEALKAADFHAAHVPEAYGGAGADALATVIIIEEVARACVSSSLIPAVNKLGSLPVQIGGSEELKQKYLGKLAAGEGGFSYCLSEPDAGSDAANQKTRAVKDGDTWVLNGVKRWITNAGESEFYTVLAMTDPEKRSSGISAFVVEKSDEGVSFGAPEKKLGIKGSPTREVYFDNVRIPTDRIIGAEGQGFEIAMKTLDHTRITIAAQAVGVAQGALDYALGYAKERQQFGKSISEFQGLQFLIAEMGMKVEAARQMTYAAAGRSERGDKDLTFFGAAAKCFASDVAMEVTTNAVQVLGGYGYTRDYPVERMMRDAKITQIYEGTNQVQRIVMARQLLAGIQSDI
- a CDS encoding LCP family protein is translated as MADRPQGPEPGTPEYEWLYGKNRGADDDATRMIPQQGTGRRGQQPEPTRIIPTQQPRTAPRRPVAPPPGPPGGPHDPQRGRGRPRRRIRPFRWIFLILVLWLAFLIAVPFFALSKVSTVDAFPDGDRPGEQDGTTYLVVGSDSRSDLSDEERRRFGTGGEVGKRTDTMMILHIGKGPNLLMSIPRDSIVDIPGRGSNKINASYSFGGPKLLVETIEQNTGIRIDHYVEIGFGGFVNLVDAVGGIEICPDRDMKDKDAHLDIKKGCQEADGVTALGFARSRKSDPQYGDITRAKNQRSVVSAIGNKVVSPWTVINPVRYWRVNMAAATTVKVSDGTGPFALGRFAWGMTRQDLTCGVPIADLQVNWDEERSKKMFDYIAEDDTESIPEGLCSPTGLAE
- a CDS encoding acyl-CoA thioesterase, with protein sequence MTDSARSPSYSRVSLAQLMHATSANLLGNIHGGDIMKLADSTAGAAAQRHGGGPAVTAALDEMAFLEPVHVGDIVRTTAQVNWAGRSSMEVGVRIEAEAWTDAEGTPKHVASAYFVFVAIDGDGRSRRVPRLVPETPDEVRRWREAEIRRSHRLAGKQEIESGRNPG